The window ATGCACTTCCGCACGCAATCTACCCGCGCCGCGACCGAACGTCCACCGGCAGGAACGGAAAAACAGATGGCCTCACACAGAGCCACAGAGGAACCTGCAAGAACACCGGGAGAGGTTCTCCGTGTTCTCGCTTTACCCTCTGTGTCTCTGTGTGAGGCTTTTTGGAGGCGCGGCTACCAGCGCGAAAAGGTGCCGCGCGCGTCGATGTGGATGAACGGTCCGTGGGCGCCGTTGTCCGGGTACACGCCGGCGCCGCCCTTGAGCTCGGGATAGCGCTCCTCCACGCGGTCCACGGCCCGGCGGATCACCATCACGTCGTCCGTGTCGCGGCGGCCGTCGCCGTTCAGGTCGTCCATGTAGCCGTCGCGGTCGTTGTCGATCCACATGTCCGACGCGTCGCCGTAGGTGTGGCGGCTGAGGAGGGCACGTCCCTGTTCGAGGCCCTGCACGTTGTACGCGGGGGTGCGGAAGCCGCTCATCACCGCCACGTTCTCCGCGCGCACGCCCATCGCGTTCAGCTCCTGCATCACCAGCTCCAGCTTGTCGATGAGGCGCATGTCCAGCGCCAGGTACTTGGGCCACACGCCGAACTGGTCCTTGGTGAGGAAGTTCCGCAGGCGGAAGTGCGTGGACACCTGCAGGTCCTGGTTCTCGGGCGTCACCTCGATGAAGCCGGAGGGCGGCGCGTACGCGTCCACGATCCCATCCGTCTCCGTCTCGTACGCCCCGATGCGGTAGCCGTTCAGGTAGCCGCCGCGCTTCTCCGAGAAGGGGACCAGCGTGATGACCTGCAGCTCGTTCATCACCTGCTGGATGCCCGGCGCGCTCAGCGACAGCCGGTAGATGCCGGGGTCGGCGGGGGCGACCAGTCCGACGGCCAGCTTCGCCTCGCCGCCCAGGATGCCGGTGCGGACGGGGGTCACCGGGAGCCAGCGGTAGACGGCCTCGGGCGCGGGCTCCGCCGTCCACTCGATGGGGAGGCTCAGCGGCCGGCGCGGGTCGGTCGTGACCACCCGCAGCGCGCCGCTGCGCCCGAACGCCTGCTGTCCCAGCCGCACGGCGGCGTCCGGATCGGGACGCGCGGCGGCTTCGCTGCTCCAGGTAACCGGCGCAAGCGAGCGCGCCGGCGGCGACATCCCCAGTGCGGCGGCGGCTGCGGCAATGGCGGCGGGGACGGCGAGGGCACGAACCGGAACGGGCATGGAAGGCTCCTGCGGGGGGTGTGCGGCGGATGAAGCGGGTGCGGGCCGGAGGCGGCCCGCCGGGGTGGCGGACGCGGCCGGGCGCGGAGTAGATTTGGCTGTCCAACGGGATGGAGACAAAGGTAGGCAGTCTCCACCCTGCCCGTCAAGCCAACCGTATGTTCCCGGCCCACATGCGCGATCCGAGCGACCTCTCCGCACCCCGTCCCCGCGCCGCCCTGGTGATCCTGGACGGGTGGGGGCTGCGCGAGCCCGCGGACGACAACGCGGTGACGGTGGCGAACGCCCCCACCTGGCGCCACCTGTGGGAGGAGGGCGACTATCCTCGTGCCCGCCTCACCACGCACGGCCCGGCCGTGGGGCTGCCGCCGGGGCAGATGGGGAACAGCGAGGTCGGCCACCTGAACCTGGGCGCCGGCCGCGTCGTCATGCAGTCGCTGCAGCGCATCGCCACCGCCATCGAGACGGGGGAGTTCGCGGCCAACGAGGCGTTCCTCCACGTGATCCGCGGGGTCAAGGAGCGCGGGGCCACTCTGCACCTGATCGGCCTCATCGGCCCGGGCGGGGTGCACGCGGTGGACGAGCACCTGCTGGCGCTCTGCGAACTGGCGGATCGCGAGCAGGTCCCGAACGTGCGCGTCCACGTCTTCCTGGACGGCCGCGACACGCCGCCGCGCTCGGGGCGCGACTACCTGACGGAGCTCTTTGGAAGGGTGGGGGAGCGGGGCGCGTGCCGCGTGGCCACCCTCTGCGGCCGCTACTGGGCGATGGACCGCGACCGCCGCTGGGACCGTGTGGAGCGTGCGTACCGCGCGATGGTGTACGGCGAGGGCCTCCCCATCCGCGATCCCATCGAGGCGATCGAGGATGCGTACGAGACGGGCGAGACGGACGAGTTCGTGAACCCGCGCGTGCTGATGGATGCCAGCGGCGCGCCCGTGGGCCTGATGCGCGACGGCGACGGCGCCATCTTCTTCAACTTCCGCGCGGACCGCGCCCGCCAGCTCTCCCGCGCCCTCGCCGACCCGAACTTCACGGAGTTCGACCGCGGACCGGGCGCGCCGCGCATCGAGCTCGTCACCATGACACAGTACGACGAGGAGTACCCGTTCCCCGCGGCCTTCCCCCCGCAGCCGCTGCAGGACAAGCTGAGCGACGTGCTGGCGGCGCACGGCCTGGCCTCCTTTCGCACGGCGGAAACGGAGAAGTACCCGCACGTCACCTACTTCTTCAACGGCGGTGCCGAAGACCCTCCCCCCGGCGAGGACCGCCGCCTGGTGCAGTCCCCCAAGGTGGCCACCTACGACCTGCAGCCTGAGATGAGCGAGCCGGAGGTGGCGCGCGGTCTGGTGGAGGCGATCCGGTCGATGAAGTACGACGTGCTGGTGTGCAACTTCGCCAATCCGGACATGGTGGGGCACACGGGTGTGATGGAAGCCGCGGTGCGCGCCGTGGAGGCGGTGGACGAGGGCCTGGGCCAGGTGCTGGCCGCCTGCCGCGAGACGGGTACCACCCTCCTGGTGACCGCCGACCACGGCAACTGCGAGCAGATGTGGGACCCCACCACCAACGGCCCCCATACGGCACACACCACCAATCCGGTCGGCATCATACTGGTGGAGCCGGAGGGCCGCCGCACCGCCACCGCCCTCCACGACGGCGCCCTGTGCGACGTGGCCCCCACCATCCTCGGCCTCATCGGCGTCCCGCAGCCCGCGGCGATGACGGGCCGGGATCTGCGGGGAACAGAAGTGCGTTAGTGCGTTAGTGCGTAAGTGCGGGCCCCCTCCCCGCTCGTTCCGACAACCTGGGGGAGGGGCGCACGGATGGGTTCGTGCTCGATTTTCTGTCATCCTGAGCGACGCGCCTCTCCGTCCTCTCCCGTGCTCCATCCTGCGGCGCGGAGCGAAGGATCTACTGTGCGTACCGAGGGCACAGCTACGCTGCGCGGTCCCCGGCCCGGCTCCGGCTACATCCTTCGATCGTCGCAGCAGGCTGGAGCGCACCGCGTGGGGTCGGCCGGGCGCTTCTCTCAGGACGACCACAAGCGCACTAACGCACTAACGCACTCACGCACTTCCGTCCCTCGCACCCAACTCCGCCCACCGCAGCGTCTTGCGCGCCCAGTGGAACAAACGGTAGCTTGCCCCGCCTATAACGGTCCCGTGACGGCCGCCGTCCGGGGCCGTTGGCGTATAGAAAACAAACCTTCTCCGTCATCCCGATGAACCGACTCTCGCGGACCTTGCTTCCCGCGCTCGCGCTGCTCGCCCTGGCCGCCGGCGCCGCGCAGGCGCAGACCGTGCCCTCCCCATTCCGCTACATCGATAAAAAGTCGTCGGTGGAAGTCACGGGCGGCTACCTGTTCACCGATCCCGAGCTGGCCGTCAACGACTCCATCACGGCGGAGTTCGGGCCGCGCTCGGCGCCCATGATCACGGCGCGCTACAACCGCCGCTTCGGCGGGCCGATCTCGGGGAACGTGGCGCTCAGCTTCGTCCCCAGCGAGCGCAGGGTGATCTCGGCGGCCGAGGGGCAGGACTCGTCGTTCGTGGGCGTCATCGACACGGGCGAAACGGTGAGCGCGCCCATCGCGATGCTGGAGGCCGGCGTCCGCTTCCACCTCACCGGCGACCGCACCTGGCGCGGCCTGGCGCCGTACCTGATGGGCACCGGCGGCGTCGCCGCGGAGATCGGCGGCGCGGAGGGCGGGGAGAAGGATCTGCCCGACGACGAGCGCTTCGACTTCGGCCCCGCCTTTGCGGTAGGCGCCGGCACCGGAATCGACTGGTTTCCCACGCCGCGCTTCTCGCTGCGCACGGAGCTGAGCTACCGGATCTGGCGGCTCGCGGTGCCCGAAGGCTTCGCGGCCAACCGCAACGCAGACATCAACGAGTGGAACGGCAACGCCGGGGTGAGCGTCGGGGCGGCGTTCCACTTCTGACCCGCACGGAGGGGCGCATGGCTCAGGAGTTCAACCCGTTCGACCTTACGGACATGACCGACGACGAGATCTACGACGTCGTCGTGCAGCACCTCGGCGAGTATCCCGAGCTGGACATGGGGTGGATCAACGTCTCCGTGCAGGGCGGCCGCGTGACGCTCTCCGGCCGCGTCTCCAGCGACGGCGAGGCATCCATCGCCGCGCAGGCGCTGACGGACGTGGTGGGCGTCGCCGAGCTGGACAACCAGTTGATCGTGGACGAGCTGCACCGCGGCGAGGCCCCCGAAGCTGCCGACGACGCCTTCGTGCAGGACGTTGAGGTGGACGACCAGCTGGGCGAGCCCGACCTCCACTACCAGTCGGACACGGCGGGCCACCTGATGGAGGACCTGGAGCAGCAGACCTACGGCACCCACGACGCCGGTCTCGCCGCCGAGGAGGGCATCCCCTACGAGCCCCCCACCCGCCCCGTCCCCGACGGCTACGGCAGCCGCGAAGACCACTGACGAAAACCGGGCCCCGGCTGAAGAGCCGGGGCCCGGTTTTGTTTCCGGGTGCCCAGGGGGTGGTCCGGGGTGGCCCGGGGTGGCCCGGGCGAGTAAACTCGCGGCAACAACCGCACAAAGTCCGCCTGCGCGGACTCGCGGGTGAGATCCATTTCCTAAGCGGATGTCCTGTAGGGGCGCGATTCATCGCGCCCACCCTTGCCCCGTCCTCGATGTCCGCGGCACCCACCGAATTCCGTAGGGGCAGCCCCACGTGGCTGCCCGTGCTCTGCCATGCGCCG of the Longimicrobium sp. genome contains:
- the gpmI gene encoding 2,3-bisphosphoglycerate-independent phosphoglycerate mutase, with protein sequence MRDPSDLSAPRPRAALVILDGWGLREPADDNAVTVANAPTWRHLWEEGDYPRARLTTHGPAVGLPPGQMGNSEVGHLNLGAGRVVMQSLQRIATAIETGEFAANEAFLHVIRGVKERGATLHLIGLIGPGGVHAVDEHLLALCELADREQVPNVRVHVFLDGRDTPPRSGRDYLTELFGRVGERGACRVATLCGRYWAMDRDRRWDRVERAYRAMVYGEGLPIRDPIEAIEDAYETGETDEFVNPRVLMDASGAPVGLMRDGDGAIFFNFRADRARQLSRALADPNFTEFDRGPGAPRIELVTMTQYDEEYPFPAAFPPQPLQDKLSDVLAAHGLASFRTAETEKYPHVTYFFNGGAEDPPPGEDRRLVQSPKVATYDLQPEMSEPEVARGLVEAIRSMKYDVLVCNFANPDMVGHTGVMEAAVRAVEAVDEGLGQVLAACRETGTTLLVTADHGNCEQMWDPTTNGPHTAHTTNPVGIILVEPEGRRTATALHDGALCDVAPTILGLIGVPQPAAMTGRDLRGTEVR
- a CDS encoding BON domain-containing protein — translated: MAQEFNPFDLTDMTDDEIYDVVVQHLGEYPELDMGWINVSVQGGRVTLSGRVSSDGEASIAAQALTDVVGVAELDNQLIVDELHRGEAPEAADDAFVQDVEVDDQLGEPDLHYQSDTAGHLMEDLEQQTYGTHDAGLAAEEGIPYEPPTRPVPDGYGSREDH